In the genome of Gloeotrichia echinulata CP02, one region contains:
- a CDS encoding EboA family metabolite traffic protein, with protein MSEITDDLSRVNHLLHHWLLQCTSDKALNWLAQKQAEIANGANQRVFFAAFSAVPRYIGKQDLQLSPQDLEIAKTLLAGWVPSHWSADQVGRTILLLALPHNDMEKYMRSLDQVFTTADMGELIVLYQSLPLLPYPELQRQRAAEGIRSNIVTVFQAVALQNPYPANYLDDIAWNQMVLKAVFVNSPLHLIWGLDQRANPKLAQMLIDYAHERSAAKRSVTPELWRLVEPFALGIGSKE; from the coding sequence ATGTCGGAAATTACTGATGATTTAAGTAGGGTGAACCATTTACTACATCACTGGTTGTTGCAGTGTACTTCCGATAAAGCCCTAAATTGGCTAGCACAGAAGCAAGCAGAAATTGCCAATGGTGCAAACCAAAGAGTATTTTTCGCAGCTTTTAGTGCTGTACCTAGGTATATAGGTAAACAGGATTTACAGCTATCACCCCAGGACTTAGAAATAGCCAAAACACTGCTTGCGGGTTGGGTTCCCAGTCATTGGAGTGCTGATCAGGTGGGGCGGACAATATTGCTTTTAGCTTTACCCCACAATGACATGGAGAAGTATATGCGATCGCTTGATCAAGTCTTCACCACTGCCGATATGGGAGAATTAATAGTCCTATATCAAAGTTTACCCCTATTACCATATCCAGAGTTACAACGCCAACGTGCTGCAGAGGGAATTCGCAGCAACATCGTAACTGTTTTCCAAGCAGTTGCACTACAAAACCCCTATCCGGCAAATTATTTAGATGATATTGCTTGGAATCAGATGGTGTTGAAGGCTGTATTTGTCAATAGTCCATTGCATCTGATTTGGGGTCTAGATCAACGTGCTAACCCCAAATTAGCCCAGATGTTAATTGACTATGCTCATGAACGTTCTGCAGCTAAACGCTCAGTTACGCCAGAACTATGGCGACTTGTGGAGCCATTTGCACTGGGGATTGGGAGTAAGGAGTAA
- a CDS encoding TatD family hydrolase yields MFIDPHIHMSSRTTYDYMVMREYGIVAVIEPSFWLGQPRTHAATFKDYFSSLVGWERFRASQFCIQHYCTIGLNPKEANNEALAAEVMELLPLYACKEGVVAIGEIGYDDMTQAEDKYFCQQLDLAKEIDSLVLIHTPHRNKKAGASQSMDRCLEYGLDPAQVIIDHNNEETVEEVLERGFWAAFTIYPHTKMGNARMVEIVRQYGCDRIIVDSSADWGISDPLAVPKTAKLMLERGICEEHVQAVCYENALAAYSQTGQMQASDWLNPPSIDQRQMFDGNSVLRGQEPGIESISQYLLIE; encoded by the coding sequence ATGTTTATTGATCCACACATTCACATGAGTTCCCGCACCACTTACGATTACATGGTAATGCGGGAGTATGGCATTGTTGCCGTCATTGAACCATCATTTTGGTTAGGACAACCCCGGACTCATGCTGCAACATTTAAGGACTACTTTAGCAGTTTAGTGGGGTGGGAAAGGTTTCGGGCTAGTCAATTTTGCATCCAACATTATTGCACAATTGGACTCAACCCAAAAGAGGCTAATAACGAAGCACTAGCTGCAGAAGTCATGGAATTACTACCGCTTTATGCATGTAAAGAGGGAGTAGTAGCTATAGGCGAAATTGGCTATGATGACATGACACAAGCAGAGGATAAATACTTCTGCCAACAATTAGATTTAGCTAAAGAAATTGATAGCCTAGTCCTGATTCATACTCCCCATCGCAATAAAAAAGCAGGTGCCAGCCAAAGCATGGATCGTTGTCTAGAATATGGTTTAGATCCGGCACAGGTGATTATTGACCACAATAACGAAGAGACTGTAGAAGAAGTTCTAGAAAGAGGATTTTGGGCAGCTTTTACAATTTACCCACACACCAAAATGGGTAACGCTAGAATGGTAGAAATTGTCCGTCAATATGGATGCGATCGCATTATCGTTGATAGTAGCGCCGATTGGGGTATCAGCGATCCTTTAGCCGTTCCCAAAACAGCTAAATTGATGTTAGAAAGGGGTATTTGTGAAGAACATGTCCAAGCAGTTTGTTATGAAAATGCCCTAGCTGCTTACAGTCAAACTGGGCAAATGCAAGCATCAGATTGGCTGAATCCCCCATCCATTGATCAGCGGCAGATGTTTGATGGTAATTCTGTATTACGGGGACAGGAACCAGGGATAGAATCAATTTCTCAATATCTGCTGATTGAATAG
- the eboC gene encoding UbiA-like protein EboC (EboC, a homolog the polyprenyltransferase UbiA, belongs to system of proteins involved in the trafficking of precursor metabolites to an extracytoplasmic compartment so that the biosynthesis of certain natural products, such as scytonemin, can be completed.), whose product MRPANIVTAWADILVGFAASGSGLIIADLINKEATYVSLIPLAWLLLATTGLYGGGIVFNDVFDAELDAKERPTRAIPSNRVSRQNATILGIILLCIGITAAAQVSWLSAVIAIIITFAALLYDAQSKHHSFFGPLNMGLCRGSNLLLGVSVIPGMVWERWYLALIPVLYIAAITAISQGEVHGGKKITGILAVLLILIVLTAVLALGMFTDYTAIAALPFAILLSIRVLPVFIIAALEPIPEKIRTAVKAGVLSLIVLDATMASGFAGWYYGLLVLILLPLSMALAKLFAVT is encoded by the coding sequence ATGCGCCCTGCTAACATTGTAACTGCTTGGGCTGATATTCTGGTTGGCTTTGCCGCCTCTGGTTCTGGGTTAATTATTGCTGACTTAATTAATAAAGAAGCAACTTATGTCAGCTTGATTCCCTTAGCCTGGTTGTTATTAGCTACTACCGGATTATATGGCGGTGGGATAGTTTTTAATGATGTTTTTGATGCAGAACTCGATGCTAAAGAACGTCCAACAAGAGCAATTCCTAGCAATCGCGTGTCTCGTCAAAATGCTACTATATTGGGAATAATATTATTGTGTATTGGCATTACTGCAGCCGCCCAAGTTTCGTGGTTGAGTGCAGTCATTGCTATCATCATCACATTTGCGGCTTTGTTGTATGATGCTCAAAGCAAACATCATTCCTTTTTTGGCCCTCTAAATATGGGTTTGTGTCGTGGCAGTAATTTATTATTAGGTGTAAGCGTCATCCCAGGAATGGTGTGGGAACGTTGGTATTTAGCGCTGATTCCTGTTTTGTATATCGCGGCGATTACTGCAATTAGTCAGGGTGAAGTTCATGGAGGTAAAAAAATTACAGGAATACTCGCAGTATTATTAATTTTAATCGTCCTGACTGCAGTTTTAGCCTTGGGAATGTTCACAGACTATACAGCTATAGCAGCATTACCATTCGCGATTTTATTAAGTATTCGAGTCTTACCCGTTTTTATCATAGCTGCCCTGGAACCAATTCCTGAAAAAATCAGAACTGCGGTGAAAGCAGGTGTCTTATCTCTAATTGTCTTGGATGCAACAATGGCCTCTGGTTTCGCTGGTTGGTATTATGGTTTATTAGTCTTAATTCTGCTACCGCTTTCAATGGCATTAGCAAAATTATTCGCTGTGACTTAA
- the eboE gene encoding metabolite traffic protein EboE: MKITRNRNLHLTYCTNIHPGETWKEVLANLQKYIPTLKSRLSPDELFGIGLRLADLAARELLESDNLAQFKHWLIQENLYVFTLNGFPYGGFHRQVVKDEVYAPDWSKIERVDYTLRLLKILETLLPEGIDGGISTVPLSYKIWWKQDKEAGEIVFKTSCLHIALIVAEMIRIHETTGKLLHLDLEPEPDGLIENTSEVIDFFQDYLLPIAGTDLADKLNISQQLAEKYLLEHIRICYDTCHFAVEYEDPASVFTRLQSAGIKIGKIQISAAIKVNLPTEIEQRRLIFQRLHPFADSTYLHQVIERRPDGELYHYPDLITALPQLEQSLAEEWRTHFHIPIFISDYQLLQSTQDDIVTALNLVQKNQACQHLEIETYTWDILPPEMKIDLLTSIQREYEWVLSTIATN, encoded by the coding sequence ATGAAGATTACAAGAAACCGCAACTTACACCTAACTTATTGTACCAATATTCATCCTGGGGAAACTTGGAAAGAAGTTTTAGCTAATTTACAAAAGTATATTCCCACTCTCAAATCAAGATTATCACCCGATGAACTTTTCGGCATTGGATTGAGATTAGCAGATTTAGCCGCAAGAGAACTTTTAGAAAGTGATAATTTAGCTCAATTTAAACACTGGTTAATTCAAGAAAATCTATATGTTTTTACCTTAAATGGATTTCCTTATGGCGGATTTCATCGACAAGTTGTCAAAGACGAAGTTTATGCACCAGATTGGTCAAAAATAGAACGTGTAGATTATACACTGCGGTTACTCAAAATTTTAGAAACTCTATTACCAGAAGGTATTGATGGGGGAATTTCTACAGTACCTTTATCATATAAAATTTGGTGGAAACAAGATAAAGAAGCTGGTGAGATAGTTTTCAAAACAAGCTGTCTACACATAGCATTAATTGTCGCCGAAATGATTCGCATTCACGAAACGACAGGAAAACTACTGCATTTGGATTTGGAACCTGAGCCTGATGGATTAATTGAGAATACCTCAGAAGTAATCGATTTCTTTCAAGATTATTTATTACCTATCGCTGGTACAGATTTAGCAGATAAATTAAATATTTCCCAGCAATTGGCGGAAAAATACTTGCTAGAACATATCAGAATTTGCTATGATACATGCCATTTTGCGGTAGAATATGAAGACCCAGCATCTGTATTTACTCGGTTGCAATCAGCCGGAATAAAAATTGGTAAAATTCAAATAAGTGCAGCAATTAAAGTTAACTTACCTACAGAAATTGAGCAACGTCGTTTGATATTTCAGCGATTACATCCCTTTGCAGATTCCACCTATCTTCACCAAGTAATAGAACGTCGCCCTGATGGTGAACTTTATCACTATCCTGACTTAATTACTGCATTACCACAATTAGAACAGTCTTTAGCTGAAGAATGGCGGACTCACTTCCATATTCCCATTTTTATTAGTGATTATCAACTTTTGCAGTCTACGCAAGATGATATTGTTACTGCTTTAAATCTCGTGCAAAAAAATCAAGCTTGTCAACATTTAGAAATTGAAACTTATACTTGGGATATATTACCACCAGAAATGAAAATAGATTTGCTAACTTCAATTCAGCGAGAATATGAGTGGGTATTGTCAACAATAGCCACCAATTAA